From Denitrovibrio acetiphilus DSM 12809, the proteins below share one genomic window:
- a CDS encoding class I SAM-dependent methyltransferase, which translates to MGFDRSAENYLRSSDHAVGSDLEYFEKYFAGKKFQKALDIACAAGHFGASFPAELIYTADYSFNMLKTARDSFGFDMPVRTRGEFLPFLSDTFDLVGCRIAMHHFTNPCLFMNDVFRVLKTGGYFVLIDSVVGFEDAELNKIELIRDTTHRRSFKVEEVEGMALAEGFHLEDSDLFYKEHIFDEWARRPNPSEEQYRSTVQAFLDLPDKVKAELRLKADGKNIISYTDKKAVFIFRKST; encoded by the coding sequence ATGGGTTTTGACCGTTCAGCAGAAAACTATCTCAGAAGCAGTGATCATGCTGTGGGGTCTGATCTTGAATACTTCGAAAAATACTTTGCTGGGAAAAAGTTTCAAAAAGCGCTGGACATAGCTTGTGCAGCAGGGCACTTTGGTGCGTCTTTTCCGGCTGAGCTTATTTATACCGCAGATTACAGTTTTAATATGCTGAAAACTGCCAGAGATTCTTTTGGCTTCGATATGCCTGTGAGGACACGGGGTGAATTTCTCCCTTTTTTGTCAGATACTTTCGACCTTGTGGGCTGTCGTATTGCTATGCATCATTTCACAAACCCCTGTCTTTTTATGAATGATGTTTTCCGTGTTCTCAAAACCGGCGGATACTTTGTGCTGATAGATTCTGTTGTGGGTTTTGAAGACGCAGAACTTAACAAAATAGAGCTGATCCGCGATACGACCCACCGCAGAAGCTTCAAAGTAGAAGAAGTCGAGGGGATGGCTCTTGCAGAAGGTTTTCATCTGGAAGATTCAGATTTGTTTTACAAGGAGCATATCTTTGATGAATGGGCTCGCAGGCCGAACCCATCGGAAGAACAATATCGCTCGACAGTTCAGGCATTTCTTGACCTGCCTGATAAGGTTAAAGCTGAGCTAAGGCTTAAAGCTGACGGGAAAAACATCATATCGTACACCGACAAAAAAGCCGTATTTATATTCAGAAAATCAACCTGA
- the metX gene encoding homoserine O-acetyltransferase MetX: protein MSGSVGVVKTQFFTLKEEFFFESGRVLSSVTVAYETYGKLNEARDNAILVCHALTGNAHAAGFNREDDQRPGWWDSMIGPGKAFDTDKYFVISSNFLGSCFGTTGPSSVDPQTKKRYGLKFPVVTVRDMVKLQKKLIDHLGIEVLHSVAGGSMGGMQALEWGATFPYATKSIIPIAASAAVTPMAIAFNAIAKFAIMKDPNWRGGDYYDDVAPLDGLAIARMAGHITYMSDASFHSKFGRRYATFEGIYDFKGLFEVENYLRYNGYKFTEFYDPNTYLYVLKAMDIFELAYGRNGLKDALRLITSKALFITFTSDFLFPPYQTEELVTLMKEIGNEPRWENIESDYGHDAFLLEFEAQTEIIKNFLSEV, encoded by the coding sequence ATGTCCGGTTCAGTAGGCGTTGTAAAAACACAGTTCTTTACGTTAAAGGAAGAGTTCTTTTTCGAAAGTGGGCGTGTGCTTTCGTCTGTTACCGTTGCGTATGAAACCTACGGCAAGCTGAATGAAGCCAGAGATAACGCAATACTGGTTTGTCACGCCCTTACAGGGAATGCACATGCCGCAGGGTTTAACAGAGAGGATGACCAGCGCCCCGGATGGTGGGACTCTATGATAGGTCCCGGTAAAGCGTTTGATACTGATAAATATTTTGTGATTTCGTCTAATTTCCTCGGCAGCTGTTTTGGAACAACAGGCCCAAGCTCTGTTGACCCGCAGACGAAAAAACGTTATGGACTGAAATTCCCCGTTGTTACGGTGAGAGACATGGTAAAACTTCAGAAGAAGCTGATTGATCACCTTGGTATAGAAGTTCTTCATTCTGTTGCGGGCGGTTCTATGGGAGGGATGCAGGCTCTTGAGTGGGGGGCGACTTTCCCCTATGCCACAAAGAGCATCATACCTATAGCTGCCTCCGCTGCCGTTACCCCCATGGCGATAGCATTTAATGCCATTGCAAAATTCGCAATTATGAAAGACCCGAACTGGCGTGGCGGAGACTATTACGATGATGTTGCCCCCCTTGACGGGCTCGCTATTGCGAGGATGGCTGGTCATATAACTTATATGTCCGATGCCTCGTTTCACAGTAAATTTGGGAGAAGGTATGCAACATTTGAGGGCATATACGACTTTAAGGGGCTTTTCGAAGTGGAGAACTATCTCCGCTATAACGGATATAAATTTACCGAGTTTTATGACCCGAATACCTACCTTTATGTGCTTAAGGCAATGGATATCTTTGAGCTTGCCTATGGTCGCAACGGACTTAAGGATGCGCTGCGCCTTATAACATCAAAGGCTCTTTTTATAACATTTACGTCCGACTTCCTCTTTCCGCCTTATCAGACAGAGGAACTTGTCACTCTTATGAAAGAGATCGGAAATGAACCCCGCTGGGAAAATATTGAGTCGGATTACGGACATGATGCGTTTTTGCTGGAGTTTGAAGCGCAGACTGAGATTATTAAGAATTTTCTGAGTGAAGTCTGA
- a CDS encoding O-acetylhomoserine aminocarboxypropyltransferase/cysteine synthase family protein, giving the protein MSDHRFETIAIHGGYRPDEKTGATQVPIYHSNAFEFKGIDHAVSLFDLKAPGHIYSRLSNPTVEVLENRIAMLEGGSAAVCTAAGQFATYMAITTLAEAGDNIVASGKLYGGTYNLFVHTFKKLGIEFRLVDQDNLDAYRANIDSKTKAIYIESVSNPASDIPDIDAVSAIAKEYKVPLIVDNTYTSPFLFKPIEHGADIVLHSMTKFIGGHGSAMGGVVVDAGTFDWKGSGRFPGFTEPDPSYHGVVYAEEFGNMALAIKMRVQILRDVGGCLSPSNAFQILCGLETLALRMERHCANAYKLAGFLLGCEDVEWVNYPDLPDNRNYHRVKELMPKGSGAMMCFGLKGGFERAKTFIENVKIAIHATNLGDVRTIVTHPASTTHRQLSEEQLNAAGIPQELIRVAVGIENIDDIIEDFEQAMKAGK; this is encoded by the coding sequence ATGAGTGATCACAGATTTGAGACTATAGCTATCCACGGAGGCTACAGGCCGGATGAAAAGACAGGTGCAACACAGGTTCCTATCTATCATTCGAATGCATTCGAGTTCAAAGGGATTGACCATGCTGTCAGCCTTTTTGACCTGAAAGCTCCCGGGCATATTTACTCCCGTCTTTCTAACCCGACTGTTGAGGTTCTTGAGAACAGAATAGCAATGCTTGAGGGCGGTTCTGCGGCAGTCTGCACGGCAGCGGGGCAGTTTGCAACATATATGGCGATCACAACTCTCGCAGAGGCAGGGGACAACATAGTCGCCTCCGGCAAACTTTACGGCGGTACATATAATCTGTTTGTTCATACGTTTAAGAAGCTCGGTATAGAGTTTCGTCTTGTTGATCAGGACAACCTCGATGCCTACAGAGCAAACATAGACAGCAAAACAAAAGCAATATATATAGAATCAGTAAGCAACCCTGCAAGCGACATTCCGGATATCGACGCTGTTTCTGCCATTGCAAAGGAATATAAAGTTCCTCTCATTGTGGATAATACATATACCTCCCCTTTCCTTTTTAAACCTATAGAGCATGGTGCGGACATTGTGCTTCATTCCATGACAAAGTTTATCGGCGGGCACGGTTCTGCTATGGGTGGAGTTGTTGTGGATGCTGGGACTTTTGACTGGAAAGGAAGCGGACGGTTTCCCGGGTTCACCGAGCCTGACCCGAGCTATCACGGGGTAGTCTATGCCGAAGAATTCGGAAACATGGCTCTGGCAATCAAGATGAGAGTGCAAATACTTCGGGATGTGGGCGGATGCCTCTCCCCTTCGAATGCATTTCAGATACTCTGTGGGCTGGAGACGCTGGCACTGCGCATGGAACGCCACTGTGCAAATGCCTATAAGCTTGCCGGATTTCTTCTCGGGTGTGAAGATGTGGAATGGGTAAATTATCCTGACCTGCCGGACAACAGAAACTATCACCGGGTGAAAGAGCTTATGCCTAAAGGGAGCGGAGCTATGATGTGCTTCGGTCTGAAAGGCGGGTTTGAAAGGGCTAAAACCTTCATTGAGAATGTTAAAATCGCAATACATGCTACAAACCTTGGTGATGTCCGGACTATCGTAACGCATCCAGCTAGTACCACACACCGCCAGCTGAGCGAAGAGCAGCTTAACGCTGCGGGCATACCGCAGGAGCTTATCCGTGTGGCTGTGGGTATCGAAAATATTGATGATATAATAGAAGACTTCGAACAGGCTATGAAGGCAGGAAAATAG